The DNA segment CGGCGGCTCGCTGTAGAAGAGGAGGAAGCCCAGCCTCCGCGCGCGGCCCGGTTGCACCACCCGCTCCCGCCAGATGGGGATGTTGACGGCGCTCCCCAGCACCACCGCCACCAAGAGCCAGAACGCAGCCTCGGGCGAGAGGCCGAGCGCGGCAAACGACGTGGCGATCAGGTTGAAGTAGATGAGCATCAGCCAGAGGGGAGCCAGGAGAAGGAGGAGAAACCAGAAAGGGAAGAAGAACATGCTCACCGTCCCCAGATCAGGGTGCACTGCCTTTCCATTCTGGCGTACCCGACGGCCGGGTGCAAGACCGGGGGACGGACTGTGGGGCCGGAGACGAGTCGCGGCGGGGCCAGAGCCGGAGCGAGCGCTTCTTGACGCTCCGGTAACCTGCCCGTCGCGGAACGCTCACGACCCCGCGCGACGATGGTGGACAGGTCCGCCCCCAACGGCGGAATCTCTGTGCAGGAGGGAGACCATGTTCAAGCCGTTCCATCGCACGTCCCGCCTGCTCCTGGCTCTGGCACTGGTGCTGGTGCTGGTCCAGGGTGCGGCCTCGGCAGCGCAGGTCACGTTCCTTCACTTCAACGACGCGTACGACCTGCCGCCGGTGGACAAGGAGCTGGGTGGCTTCGACCGTATCGCCACCCTCATCGCCGACTACCGGGACCAGTACCCGGGGGCCCTCCTCGTCTTCCCGGGTGACCTCATCTCTCCGTCCATCTCCTCGTCGGTCTTCAAGGGCAGCCAGATGATCTCGGGCATGAACGCCCTCCAGACCGATTTCGCCACCTTCGGCAACCACGAGTGGGACTTTGGTGACGACGTGCTGCAGCAGCGCATCGGGGAGAGCGACTTCACCTGGCTCTCCACCAACGTCCTGTGGCGCATGGGCCTCTATCCGGGCACCCGGCCCACCGCCCTGGTGACGGTGAACGGGGTAAAGGTGGGCCTTCTGGGCCTGGCCACCCCAGAGACCTGGGACCTCTCCAGCCCCGACGCCGACGTCCGCTTCGTGGACCCGGTGGTGGCCGCCCGGGTGGCGGTCTCCAGGCTGGTCTCCCAGGGGGCCCAGGTGATCGTGGCCCTCACCCACCAGACGGTGGCCGATGACCAGGCGCTCCTCAAGTCGGTCCCCGGCATCGACCTGGTCCTGGGCGGGCACGAGCACGACGTGATCCTGGACCGGGTGGGCGACCGCCTGATCAGCAAGGCCGGTTCCGACGCCCGCTACCTGGGGGTCACCACCCTCACCGTGGAGGACGGCCGGGTGACCGCAGCCACCAGCGACTTCCTGCCCGTGGCGCGGGCGATCGAGCCCGATCCCGCCGTGGCCAAGCTGGTTGAGGATTACCAGGCCAAGCTGGACACGGCCCTGGGCGAAACCGTCGGTGAGACGCGGGTGGCCCTGGATGCCCGGAACTCCGAGGTACGGCAGAAGGAGGCCGTCCTGGGCAACCTGGTGGCCGACGCGCTGCGCCGTTTCACCGGGGCCGACGTGGGCCTCACCAACGGCGGCGGCATCCGCACCAACGCCGTCTTCGAGCCCGGCCCCATCACCCGTAAGGACGTGGTGGCCTGGCTGCCCTTCGGCAACCGGGTGGTCACCGTGCAGCTCACGGGCGCCCAGCTGAAGGCGGCGCTGGAGAACGGCGTGAGCCAGGTGGACCAAGTGGCCGGCCGCTTCCCGCAGGTCTCGGGCCTCAGCTTCGCCTTCGACCCCAGCCGCCCCGCCGGCAGTCGGGTCCTCTCGGTGGAGGTGGGCGGCAAGCCGCTGGATCCCAATGCGACGTACGTGGTGGCCACCAACGACTTCATGTTGGGCGGCGGCGACGGCTACGAGGCGCTCACCCACGGCAAGGTGCTGGTGGACGCGAGCGCCGGCCGCCTGATGGCCGACGTGGTCGCCGACTACATCCAGACCCACAGCCCCATCGCCCTGAAGCCCGAGGGGCGGATCACGATCCGGTAGGAAACAGGGCACACCCCCGCACGGACCCCGGCCCGCGGGCCGGGGTCCGTGCGGGCGCGAGGCTCTTCCTGGGGCTCCCTGCGGCGAGCCACGGTGAGCCCGCTCTGGGCCTAGGAGCGTACTCCGTACGCGGCCTCAGGTTTCTCACCCTCCTGACACCTGGGCGTACCCGGCAGCGGAACGGGACTGGCCTCGACGCTTCCAGCCCAGGCCCAGCAGGACCAGCAGGCCGGCCAGGATCCGGGTGGGCAGGAGGGCTCCGGGCCCCACGCCCGACACGGTGAAGATGAAGGGATCCTCCAGGATCGAGTGGCACGCCCCCAGGAAGAGGAAGAGCTCCCAACCCTCCCGCCGGTTCAGCTTCCCCCGCTGGAACCGCTCGATCATCACCCCGGCACCGTAGATGAGCCCCAGGAAGAGGCCCGTGAGGAGCGGAAAGGCGGCCTCGCCCGTCCACCCCACCCGTCGCATCCAGGGCGTGGTGGCGATCGACCAGCGCTCGAGCCAGCCCGAGTGCTCCAGGAGCTGGATCAGAAGGGTCAGAGGGGCGAGGATGGCCACCAGCAGGAGCAGCGTCTCACCCAGGGCCCCGAGAGAGTGGAGCAACACGGGCCCGAAGCCCTGGACGGCCGGCGTCGCGGGGGCGACCGCGCCGGCAGTAGCGACGCCGGCAGCCTCGGTGGCAGCGACGTCTCCTGCCGCTCCGCCCTCACCCAGCCGCGCCAGCGGCGCCAGCAGCGGCGCGGCCGCGGCTGCGACCACCCCCATCGCGACCCGGGCGGCCGCGTGGCGCCAGCCGCTCACCCCGCCCTGGTGGGCCACCGCCGCCTCCATGGGCAGCGCGTGGGCGAATTGGAGGAAGAGGGCCACGGGCAGCGCCTCGGCCGGCGTGAGCCCCAGGGAGGCCATGGAGCCGATGGCCGCGTACAGGCCGGCGAAGGCGCCCACCAGGAGGGCGATGGCCGCCCTGGGTCCGATGCCCACCAGGGCCAGCGGGGCACCCAGCCACCTTCCGGCCTCCTCGATCCACCCCGACGCCTCCAGCAGCGAGATCAGCAGGAAGATCGGCACCATCACCCTCAGCAGCACCGCCAGCGTGTGGGTGAGCCGCCCCCACCAGCCTCGAAGGAAAGCCCCGGCCCCGTCCCGCGTCATCGACCCACGCTCCTCAGCAAGAGGGTGGTGAGGGCGGGAATCTGGGCCTGGAGCACCTCAGGGCCCGCCTTCTCGTCCAGCACCCAGCGGAGCAAGAGCTCGTTCAGCGCCCCAAACCAGACGGTCGCAGCCAGGGCCGTGTCCTGGGGTTCCAGGTCCCCCTCGGCCACGGCCTGGTCCAGGTAGCGCTGCACCAGGCCGGTGAAGCGCTCGTGCACCGCCAGCACCCGCTGGGCGAAGGGCGGCCCCAGGCCCACCGCGTCCACCAGGAAGATCTTGGCCAGCTTCCGGTGGCGGGAGAGGGTCTCGAGGGCCACCTCCACCGCGGCGGTCACCCGGTGCACCGCGCCGCGGCGCTCGCCGATGGCCTGATCGATGCGCCGCTCCAGGAGGCCTGCGAACTCCTCCACCACCGCGAAGAAGATGGACTCCTTGCTGGGGAAGTGGAAGTAGATGGCGCCCTTGGAGGTGCCGGACTCCCGGACGATCTCGTCCACGGCCGCCTGATGGTATCCCAACCGGGAGAAGACGTCCACCGCCGCGTCCAGGATCCGCCGGCGGGTGGCGGCCTTGGCCTCCTCGGCCCGGGGCGAAGGGCTCACGGGCGTCGCCGGGTGCCCACCGGGCGCGCCCGGCCCCCCGCGGGCTCGCGGTCCCGTTCCGGCACCCGCAACCGGCCCGCCTCCGGGCCCTGCTCCGGCTTCCGGCCCTGGTGGACGCAGGCGATGCCGCCCGTCAGGTTCGTGTAGCGGACCGCCTCGAGGCCGGCCCGCCGGAGGATGCCCGCCAGCCCCTCCTGGTCCGGGAAGTGGGTGAGGGACTCGGGGAGCCACTGGTAGGGCGCCGGAGCGTCCCCGGGCGCCAGACGGTTCGCCCACGCCCCCATCAGCGGGACGACGTGGCGGAAGTAGGCCAGGTAAGGGATCCGCAGCATCGGGTTGGGGGGGTGCGAGAGCTCCAGGCAGACCACCTCGCCCCCAGGTTTCAGGACCCGGACCATCTCCCGGAAGGCCTGCTCCACGTCGGCCACGTTCCGCATGCCGAAGCCGGTGACGATGCGGTCGAAGCTCCCGTCCTGGAAGGGCAGGGCCAGGGCGTCGCCCTCCACCCAGCGGATCGGAGCCAGGGCGGAGGCGGCCCCGTTGAGGGCCGTCGCCTTGTGGCGCGCCACCTCGAGCATCCCCGCGGAGAAGTCCAGGCCCACCACCTCGCCCCCGGGCCCCACGGCCCGGGCGGCCATGAAGGTGAGGTCGCCGGTGCCGCAGCAGACGTCGAGCACCTGCTCGCCGTCGCGGAAGCCCGCCACGCGCCGGAAGACGCGCTGCCAGTAACGCCAGACGCCAGCGGTCATGATCAGGTTCATCCGGTCGTAGCGCCGGGCGATGCCGTCGAAGAGATCCTGGACGTACTCCGCCTTCTCCACCGTCAAGACGCCCCCATGCCGGACCTTATACCGCACGCCGTCGCCGAATCCTGCCCGCGCCCGGGGGCGGGGGCGCACCGGGGGCGGGCGTCATGGGCCCGAAGCCTTCGCCCAGCACCTCGTGGACGTCGTGAAGGACCAGGAAGGCCCTGGGATCGGTGCGGGAGACCAGCCCCTTGAGCTGGGCCACCTCGGACCGGGAGACGATGACCAGCAGCACCTCCCGGTGCTCGCCCGTGTAGAGCCCCGTCCCGTGCAGGGCGGTTCCGCCCCGCTCCAGCTCCTCCAGCACCGCCCGCCCGATCTCCTCGGCCCGGCTCGAGATGATGTAGGCCGCCTTTGCGTAGCTCTGGCCCTCCTGGACCAGGTCGATGGCCTTGCCGGTGAGGAAGACGGCCAGGAGCGCGTAGAGGGCCAGCTCGGGCGAGAAGGCCAGGGCCGCCGCGACGATCACCAGGCCATCGGCCAGGAGCAACGCCCGCCCGGTGCTGAAGGCGGTGAAGTGGGCGGTGATCCGGGCGGCCATGTCGGTGCCACCGGTGGAGCCGCCCGCCCGGAAGGAGAGGCCCATCCCCGCCCCGGCCAGGATCCCGCCGTAGATGGCGGCGAGGAGCGGGTCGTGGGTGAGCGGTTCGACCCGCGTCGCCAGGAGGTCGGTCCAGAAGGAGAGGCTCACCGCCCCCACGACCGTCTTGATCCCGAACTCGCGACCCAGGAAGCGGAGGCTCGCGAGGAAGAGGGGGATGTTGATGGCCAGCATCACCACGCCCACGGGCCAGCCGAACCAGTGGTAGGTGATGGTCGCCAGGCCGCTCACCCCGCCGGCGGCGATCTGATTCGGCACCAGGAACCAGTCCAGGGCGAGGGCGGTGGCCACCGTGCCTACCACCACCCAGAGATAGGCCAGGAACCGGGGGACCACCCTCCGCACCCGCTCGCTCATGCCCGCTCCCCCTCTCCCCGCAGCCGCTCGGCCAGCACCGCCGCCACGAAGCGGGGCAGCGCGACCAGGCGGCGCAGGCGCCGCGGCTCCAGGACCGTGCGGTAGAGCCACTCCAAGCCGAGCCACTGAACCCAGCCCGGCGCCCTGGGCTTCCGGCCGGCCCAGACGTCGAGCACGCCTCCGACCCCCAGCATCACCCGGGCGGGGGATGCAGCCTCCCCGGTCGCCCGGAGCCGGTCGATCCAGAGCTCCTGCCGGGGCGCGCCCAGACCCACCAGCACCAGGTGCGGCTGGGCCTGGCGGAGGCGCTCCAGGGCCGCGGCCTCTTCCCCCTCCCGCAGGTAGCCGTGCTCGGTCCCCACCACCTGCAAACCCGGCCACCGCTCGCGCAGCCGGGCGGCCGCCGACTGCGCCACACCGGGCTCTCCACCCCACAGGAAGAGACGCCAGCCGTACCGGGCGGCCTCCCCGCAGAGCCGCTCGGCCAGGTCCGCCCCGGCGACCCTGCCGGGCAGGGCGTGCCCCAGGAACCGGGCGCCCCATACCAGGCCGACGCCGTCGGCCAGGGTCAGGTCCGCCCGGGCCAAGACCGCCCGCAACGCCTCCCCGCCCTCCCCGGGTGCCTGCGCGTGCATGGCCAGCTCGGGGTTGCAGGTGACCACCTGCCGGCCCCCCTCCTGCATGGGCCCCTGGCACCAGCCGGCCACGATGGCCGT comes from the Limnochorda pilosa genome and includes:
- a CDS encoding bifunctional metallophosphatase/5'-nucleotidase, which translates into the protein MFKPFHRTSRLLLALALVLVLVQGAASAAQVTFLHFNDAYDLPPVDKELGGFDRIATLIADYRDQYPGALLVFPGDLISPSISSSVFKGSQMISGMNALQTDFATFGNHEWDFGDDVLQQRIGESDFTWLSTNVLWRMGLYPGTRPTALVTVNGVKVGLLGLATPETWDLSSPDADVRFVDPVVAARVAVSRLVSQGAQVIVALTHQTVADDQALLKSVPGIDLVLGGHEHDVILDRVGDRLISKAGSDARYLGVTTLTVEDGRVTAATSDFLPVARAIEPDPAVAKLVEDYQAKLDTALGETVGETRVALDARNSEVRQKEAVLGNLVADALRRFTGADVGLTNGGGIRTNAVFEPGPITRKDVVAWLPFGNRVVTVQLTGAQLKAALENGVSQVDQVAGRFPQVSGLSFAFDPSRPAGSRVLSVEVGGKPLDPNATYVVATNDFMLGGGDGYEALTHGKVLVDASAGRLMADVVADYIQTHSPIALKPEGRITIR
- a CDS encoding YitT family protein translates to MSERVRRVVPRFLAYLWVVVGTVATALALDWFLVPNQIAAGGVSGLATITYHWFGWPVGVVMLAINIPLFLASLRFLGREFGIKTVVGAVSLSFWTDLLATRVEPLTHDPLLAAIYGGILAGAGMGLSFRAGGSTGGTDMAARITAHFTAFSTGRALLLADGLVIVAAALAFSPELALYALLAVFLTGKAIDLVQEGQSYAKAAYIISSRAEEIGRAVLEELERGGTALHGTGLYTGEHREVLLVIVSRSEVAQLKGLVSRTDPRAFLVLHDVHEVLGEGFGPMTPAPGAPPPPGAGRIRRRRAV
- a CDS encoding nucleoside recognition domain-containing protein; amino-acid sequence: MTRDGAGAFLRGWWGRLTHTLAVLLRVMVPIFLLISLLEASGWIEEAGRWLGAPLALVGIGPRAAIALLVGAFAGLYAAIGSMASLGLTPAEALPVALFLQFAHALPMEAAVAHQGGVSGWRHAAARVAMGVVAAAAAPLLAPLARLGEGGAAGDVAATEAAGVATAGAVAPATPAVQGFGPVLLHSLGALGETLLLLVAILAPLTLLIQLLEHSGWLERWSIATTPWMRRVGWTGEAAFPLLTGLFLGLIYGAGVMIERFQRGKLNRREGWELFLFLGACHSILEDPFIFTVSGVGPGALLPTRILAGLLVLLGLGWKRRGQSRSAAGYAQVSGG
- the ubiE gene encoding bifunctional demethylmenaquinone methyltransferase/2-methoxy-6-polyprenyl-1,4-benzoquinol methylase UbiE; translation: MRYKVRHGGVLTVEKAEYVQDLFDGIARRYDRMNLIMTAGVWRYWQRVFRRVAGFRDGEQVLDVCCGTGDLTFMAARAVGPGGEVVGLDFSAGMLEVARHKATALNGAASALAPIRWVEGDALALPFQDGSFDRIVTGFGMRNVADVEQAFREMVRVLKPGGEVVCLELSHPPNPMLRIPYLAYFRHVVPLMGAWANRLAPGDAPAPYQWLPESLTHFPDQEGLAGILRRAGLEAVRYTNLTGGIACVHQGRKPEQGPEAGRLRVPERDREPAGGRARPVGTRRRP
- a CDS encoding TetR/AcrR family transcriptional regulator produces the protein MSPSPRAEEAKAATRRRILDAAVDVFSRLGYHQAAVDEIVRESGTSKGAIYFHFPSKESIFFAVVEEFAGLLERRIDQAIGERRGAVHRVTAAVEVALETLSRHRKLAKIFLVDAVGLGPPFAQRVLAVHERFTGLVQRYLDQAVAEGDLEPQDTALAATVWFGALNELLLRWVLDEKAGPEVLQAQIPALTTLLLRSVGR